The sequence below is a genomic window from Dermacentor albipictus isolate Rhodes 1998 colony chromosome 2, USDA_Dalb.pri_finalv2, whole genome shotgun sequence.
TGCAGACAAAGCCCGCACTGCAGCGCGAAGCCGAACGCTGCCCTCGCGCCCCAGTCGAGTCATTGTAGCTGAGTGTTACGGGGCGTCAGCTTGGTTTCCTTGTTGTTTTGCAACCAAGCTTACATTGCGCAGCTCCAGTTTCCGAGAAACAAAACGTGAAGCGAAGCTCGAGTCTGCGGTCACAGAAaacgtgaaaaagaagaaaataaactttatttataaGAATGGACCGGCAGTTTTGTAGTCATACAcacaggtggcggctcgaagtccttagTAAgacttgatgagggctagttggttcatacttagaactgaggtgaaacagcacgaaaaagacgatgacacaaggaaacaaataccatagacaagcgctgtgtctgtggTATCAAACACCACAGACAAGTACCACagacaaataccacagacaagcgcttatcagcgcttgtctgtggtatttgctTCCTGGAAGTCCTtagactcgggcggcatcttcagCTTGCCGGACGGCCTAGGGCTGCTCTTccagctctgaacttttgagagtcGCCTCCCAGCGGCGCCTAAATGAGCGCATTTATCTCTACCGCcggatggtggtggtggtcaaAATTCTTTACTTTAGGAATGTTATCGCGCCTTCACAGAAGTCATACGGATGAAATGGAAAGGGGAAAGGGGCATAGGGGAACGGTAGATGAGGTAGGTGTCCGAGATAATTCTCCCGGGTATAGCTAGACATGCTGTCGAAAAACAGCATCAGTAGCACCTGATATGGCGAAGCCTAAGCGGAGTGGAGCGTAAACACTGCACAGCTATGTCGGTCTACTAGCTTGACGAGTCCAGCTGGCTGGCAGACGCGTCCGTGGGAATCCGCAATTTCTGCCAACAACACAGGCTAAACGTCTCCCTCATCTCTCTCAAGAACGTTGGTTCGCCTCTGTATTTGCGTTCCGGCGGGGCGTATCATCATCGTGACGCTCGGGTACGAGTAGTGGTAGAAATGACCGGGAGTTCCACGTAGACTCCACTCGATGCCATCGGCGAAGCTCTCGTGCCAGCCGTTCATGTTGAGCCCGTTCAGGTTGGCCGCGTGGCATTTGTTGTACCACCATGCGCCGCGGAATGTTTTGGCGCAGTTGTCCGGCGCGTTGTCGTGGTCCTGGTCGAAAGTGGTGAAAGCGCAGTTGTGGCCGTCCTTGAGAGAGTCCCAGCCTGCGTGTTGCAAAGTAAAGGTAGCAGTAAGCTGACGCGCTCAACTTGAGGGAAAGCTGCGTTACCAGTAAATGGTAACCTTGAGATTTAAGATTTTTCCAAagcgtagcttttttttttccaaccttCTTGCAATTTCGCGTAGTTTTACCGCATGTCATACCCAAGAGCAATGCTCCAAGACAGCCAGTATAGTGAATCTAGCACACCTTCGTTGTGCATTTTAAAACAGTAAATCACTTAATAAACGTAGATATTATGCCAACACAAAAGCATCTGCAGATCACATGAACTTCATAATAAAATAGTGCATAAAATTCaggtgtttcttttatttttatagcaTTTCATGTTGCGTAGCATGAAAAATAAACACAATTGTATGAAATGCAATTAATTATATAGCATGCCGTATGTGGAGGTTACCTGCCGTTACAGTTTGTGGTTGGCCTAGTGGATAAGAAAGAAATGCATCACGTGGCGTTACATATTGCATAAAATAAAAGATAAATGAAAGCTCACTCATCGAAACATGTTATACGACACCtagggccctataatgtaaaactattccaatctgtttttattctaatctcctgacgtcaaacttacgtaacTGCCTGACGCAAGCACCGAGCAGTGACCcgcagctttgtcttaccagcccaatcaaacgctgtcctctCTGTAGGAGGTCACTtgtgtttgctttaaaaacgaataacgttgcttGCATTGAGTggtctttctttttaattgactgacaagaggcgaagacCCCGCTCAAGTGAAGAGGGTTTCTATGGGGCtcaaatcgcggcggcgtgcagcgGACAGTTAAAAAATatcgctaaaacagatcctcagcaaagaatagttgcaGAACGATGCCGCATACCTCCAGAAAGGGCATgataacgttacacggccacgcaaaaagttttgttatacgcaaataaatccaagctctcaggcaggtgcgagcagcagtgtctgagcgatcggtgggcatcttctattccgttcggaatggggcagtctccggctattcagaagaaaaataatatttGTTCGGCacaataatgcatctttaatgcgtagaCGTCACtatgacgtggtgagtttttgcggttctCTGACGTGCGTGATAGACAGACGAAGTGGGTGCTGCCCGATAACTTTTGATCAATAGCACTTGGCTAATGGCAAAAAagcgtcaaatcagaaataataaTGTCTCTTTCGTTCGGCCTAACGAGGCGTAATCTTTGCACGTGTATCATTTTAGATGAGCATTTCCGCACTTTTCgggacatcgcgtgacagacaggagaagtgggggtggcccaaaattTTTTCCACCAATCATGAAgggatgattgcagaattggaatagcaaGGTTGGGAATGGCTTTAGGTTATAGCGGCCCTGCTTACTCCCTTAACCAAACTCAACTTGACATAGTTTGCAACTTGTGTGTTGAGTCTGCCTAATTGTACTTACTATACCGATAGTGTGCCTTCATCCTATCTTACTGCAGCGACAACAGGCAGCGGGAGATTTATGAAGCTGCTATGAAGCACCTCTTTTTGTTCATCCATGTATCGTGAGCTAGGGAATTGAAATCCAATTTAGAGCGCAGCCCAGTCAATTTATACTGTTGCCGTGCAATGATGCCATGTCTGTAGGGAGGGGGAAGGGAGAGGGGAAGGAAGAGGGAGCGTGCAGAATGGCCCAAGTACGCTGCATATTGGCATATTGTGGCAAAGCAAAGGCTACATAATCTAATTTTCCACAATTACATCCTCTACGATTCTCCATTAAATAATCAAGCTACAAAAATGTTGGAATAAAAGAAATATACAGAAAGTAGTGGCCATGATTGTCCTTGCAGGCGAATAGGCGAATGGCCTGAACGTTTGTGGAAAGTTACAGCGCTTACTAAAGCGATTACACGCTATAGGGAGAGTATTTGTTACATTAGGTATACCTGGGTGGCGCTTGCTGTTTCATTACGTAATTGCTAAGAAAACACTGCCGTTAACCAGCTCATCTCTCATGGCATTGGAGGTGGCTGTGCACATAGGGCCATTCCTCACATGTGTGTAGTATCCAGTGCTTATGGAGCGCCGCTGGCTACCTCCCGTGGTAGCAAACCCTGCTCGACTTTCTTGCAATCACAGTGCTTGGACAGCGTATATTGCTGGCCATAAAAAGGTGGAAATTGCATGCACCTATGCAGTTCTTGCAAATTAAGAGAAATGACCTCCCCCACACTGCGAACACAGATATGTTCAGTTGTAGTTAGTGTTTGACTCTTTTTTACAAGTGTGAAAAAATGTGTTTAATGCTTAATTAGCTTGGTTcaccacacaaaaaaagaatgccgCATCGTTAATATGATTCTAACGTACACTGTTTGCAACTTCAACGCCGCGAAACCGCGGTGCTGTGATATGTAAAATGCACTTCTCAGGTACGCACCAACTTCGTTCCAGGCCTCATATCAGCACGCCATTTTTTCAGAGCGTAGATTCGTTATGAAGGGTACTTTTTTTAATCATACAGAGTTTTTATACAAAGAAGTAGTAAGTACAGCGAACGTGTCGTTCTTGCAGTCGAGTTTCGCAACGAGAGATCtatactttgccgctaataacgtgcGCTTCAGAAAAATAATAACGAACGCTAATTAATTAAGCTTTCACAAGTGCCTTGGGGGCAGATGTCAGACAGCAGATTTGGAGGCAGCGACATTTTCACGCACACCTATCTCGTGTAGCTTGAAAATCGCGCCTAATTCGAGATATTCGTCGTCAAATTGCAAAGCTGAAACCAGGCAATGTCAGCACCCCCCACTGCGCGTCAGACGTCAGCGCGCCGTAAGGAAGTGCGGCAGCAAAGTTTGAATGATAGCATGCCGCGGTGAGTCCTGACCCGACACGCAGCCGAACGTGCTTGGCAGGCAAAGCGTGCCGTAATCAGTAGCTGCCACGACTGATCCAGGCGCTCGGTTCGCAACTGCCACGCGCTTGCTGTCACTGGGCGGTGCAGTGTGATATGATAGCGGGGTCGAACTTATCGGCCCTCATGTGGCGCTCAGCTTTGATATCGCCTGGTTTTGTCGCTGAAATTCGATGATAAATATTTCGAATTTGGTGAGAATTTCAAGGTTttggaaaaaaaagagcatgcatTAAAATACGACTGCCATCGAGATCGTCTTTTAACTGCCCCTAAAGCACTAACAAAAATTTAtgcgttttattattatttttttaagtaGCCCTCTGAAACAGGTGCAATGGGCGGCAAAGTATGTCCGCCTCACCTGGGAATACGTCTGCGAAAACGACATGTTCGACGTGCTGATAGCCTTTATACAGATAATCTgtatttcatttaaaaaaaaacaccccgCATAGCCTATTGTTCGATCTCTGCAAGAGCACAATATTTCTGCCCTTGCTCCTGATATAATGATGCCTCACTTCTACATTCCTCAGAAATAAGGTCGTTACAGAGGTTAAGGGTGGAGCTTTCCCGTCATAGCAATAAATTGCTGGCTGCTAGTCTACAAGTTACATGCGCTGTCAGAATCTGGAGCGTTGGTTCTCAGAGGCTGTCATAACTCGTAGCCTTATAACTTTTGGGCTCAAATGTACCTGATCACAATAGTCATTCGTTGAagctcgcatatatatatatttaaataacAAGGAATGACTCTAAATCACGAAACACTTGTAACTTTCATTTATATATTCTCGGAATTTGATTAATTGGAACACCTGAAGAAGGTGGCAGCCCATAAGAAAGGTACCACTAGAAAGGCATATGTATAGGTTACTGAGTATATTTTGTTGGTATAAACGTTTCATGCATGACTTTAAATTGTGGTCATGATAATGAATTTATACATCAGCCTAATGGTCTTGTCCCTAAGCAGTTTTGAATATTTATCTAGGGGTGTTTAATGACAATTTCTATGGATAAGTTAAAAATAAGTTTTACACGTGTATACGGAACAACGCTACGCAACACTTTCCTTATACTAGAACTGTCTGCTCTACACAGAGTGTTATACATACCAGGTGGACCGAGGAGGTTTCCTAACTCCAGCTTGAAGTGCTCCTCCTCTGAACCGACCTGAAAACTGTCGTATTCGACCGAAACGCTTTCGCCCGTGTCGTTCCTCAGGACGACCCTCAATTCCATGTCGTCGCAATCGGCTGTCAGAGAGTGCAACGCCTTGTTACCTGTTAATGAGAATGTGGAAAATTGAAATGTTACTTCAATGCCTCTGTAAGCGATGTTGTCATCCCTGCAGAGAACATGGATCGTGACGTTGTTCTAGTAGCGTTTGTGAAAAATAATAAATCGAACAACAACAGGGAAGGTCAAACTGCAATACACACGAAAAAAGTGTGTTGCCTTTTTTATGGGTGTTACCAAAAGAAGGCTCTGGGCTTCATTTATAATACTGAAATACCCTGCGAAATTAATAGTGAGCGAAAGGTGGATGCAGTGGTTCAGCAAAGTGTGCTGCAAATTTTACGTACGGATAAAACATGTTTTAAGGAGACGTGCCATTGGATGAGTCGGTTCATGATGCCAAACAAATTAAAGTAGCGCGGACAAACCAGACAGGACAAAGAACAGCGCATGCGCTGACTATCAATGATTATTTTCCTTTCTCCTGAAACCCTGAAACCCAGTAGTTGGTCGCGACAGCTTTTGCTGTTCGCTCTCTTGTCCGTGGCTTTCACGCTCTCTTGcctaattataaaaaaaaaacgtgttttcaAGGAATTTATTTTTCGTAATGCTTAACACGGTTTAACTCTTACTTTCATTTTCAGTCTTCAAGAATAGAAAATATGTTTACTTGCTGATACTGCAGTTATACTGACGAAGCACGATTCTACTTGTTTCGCTCTGCAGCTCCCACATTTGGCGACAGTGACTGTGCGCATCTTTTACgtctacgtttttttttcatccttccctTATATATACTAATAAATAGCTGTTATCTGAGACTGGTGTATTGCGTGAATGTCGCTACTTAACCTATGTTTGTCAAGGAAGATcaggtacatttttttttgcttgcgttCTTTACTCGTCATGAAGAGAATAAGTTGACCGAGAAGCGTCATGATGTTCATTCTGTAAACTTTCCTTTCCAACTGGATCATAATTTGTCCCCAAGACCATAACAATGTGTGTTTCTTGTTTCTCTAAATAGGGCCACATGCCTCCGCAGTGCCAACTAACTAATTTTTGGCCATGATTACCAGGGCCAATCCGTGAACATGGGCAGCAATCTTGGGAAAGACGATCAGAATAACGCTGGCAAACGTCCCGAATTTAGCCGGAGCGTACCGAAACTTGAGTGTATGTCCATTCTACCGATTTGACCTTGTCGAAAGGGGCAACCCTCCTgacgtttgctttttttttcgtctggaTAACTTTATTTAAAccagatttccttttttttgcagttATGAGAGCTCGTTCGCCCGttcttcttttttgtgttctGTTACATTGTCAGAAACATATAGTGGTATGAATTTTCTTGTGGAACTGCTCGTGTTCTATACATCCGCAGTTCACTGTACTTCTATCCGTTTTGTTAGGAATGGTAGGGATACATATATATCTCTACATTTCTTATTGTAAATCACGACGCGGTTTCACTAAAAATACTCATATTTGTTGGGAGTACACGCTGGCGGCTCCTTGTTCTCAAAGGGTCGGTTGTCgccagcccccctcccccttccctctaCGTCACCGCGTTTTTATCCACTCGAGAGTTAGCAACTCTAGCTAAAACCCACCCCGTCAGCTTAAATTAAGCCATAATTAGATGTTTTATACCTAGAGCTCGAGATAAAGAAGAACATAGTAAATATTACGGATGGATGAGTTGTACACAAAGAAAGAGATATGGTAATAATAAGCAGAAATAtacaatacaaaataaaaaaaatctagctATTTCCGACACATGTGGCGTAGTCAGCACTTGTGCGTCTTTACCGATCCAGTATTCTTTAGTTGGATCACCAAAGCCTGTGGCGTATTCCGTCCAGTTTCGATAGAAGTAGTAGGCGCCGTTTCCAAATTGCCCGCGCCGCTGTATCACCTGCGTAACGTGCAAAGTTAGCAAAAAATAGAAGTGCTGCTATAGTACAACTGGCCTATTTTTGCTTAATCACGGTATaatctaaaaaaaattgctacTAACAGGAAGTGACGACTTTTTGAACATTGCTCAAGAAATGGAAAGAAGACATCAACCGAGATCTGTACGTTATCCTTGTTCGTTCAGTTTTACTCTCCCGCCAaatagcaaaaataaaaaaataaaaaatatgcatCCTCAATAAAACCTCAAGCATACTTAGTTAATGGCTGACTATACCGATCTATTTCTACAGAGTCATAAACATGTGGAGCATGAAAATGACAGTATGATGAATGCGGTGCTTATTTTCTTCACGGTCCATAGGTTGGGACACGTAAGGGTACCTAATTGAAATCACTTGTGCATTTCCACTCTTTCGGCATGATGAACACTGCTTCACCCATATTGCTGCTGGAGGAGCGCGGATAGTCCTATTTCAGAGAAATTGTTACGATGGACAGAATAAGCAAAAGGCATAAACATTTGAGAGAAATTCAGGCACACGTGAAAATGTTAAAATGAACCACTTGACGGCTAAACATAGCCGAGGTATGCGGGATAAATTTAAAGAACAGCGTTCTGTTTTAATATTTTAACTTGAAGCAGCATTCTCCCACAAGAGAAAATAAATTGCCGTGCACACACCGTCCAACCACCTCCGTCTGTATCCATGTCACAGTAAACCACCTTCCCTGTGATGTCATCCGCACGAAGGAAGACGTTGTAGAGACCAGTCGTCGTCTGACCCCCGTGCAGGTGGTCGGCGCAATTCTGTGGCCGTATGCTTTCTGCGAAGAGAGTCAATATAGAAGCTGACAAACGAAGACGTGGCACGGAAGTTGTGGGCTGATGCCATAATTTGTCGTTTGTACCAAGTAAGCAGAGTTTCATATCGTTCCATAtgaaattctcttgtcggatatttctgtcggcttaaggctgtcagaatgattgcatagttttcaactacgtcttttgctatcgcaagtctgtttagagctccgttgtcgtcctctataaatttttgtaaggcgcTAACGGTAAGGGGGTTACAAGTGtgacaagaaaacaaattcaattgtgtaaacatttttacagtgtagagTTATTTAATGTTCACCCTGTGAATGGTAAACGAACGCTTTCGATTTCGCCGCCATCAAAATGTTTCACACTTACGGGTCGCGGTCCAAACTTTCGACCTCGTGCTTGCAAGCTCAATGTTAAAAGCCACTATAGCCAGAATGAAAGGTAAGGAAAAAAAACATAACCAGAACTGTTTGTTTCACTCATGGGAGATCCTGGAGCCTCAAGCCTATGTATCGCTTTGTCATGTACTTGTGCTGCACCACTGTGTGAGCGTTAAAGCTAGTGCATGAATTACGTTCGATGCTTCTCACATGAAGTTGGCGTCCATATTCGCAGAGTGTACCGTGCAAGACGAAATGAGCGCATTGCTTACTTTTGATGTCGGAGAGAATCTTGACGAGCTCGTTGACACGCTCCTCTGCTTGCACAATCGAAGACGGCAACGCAGCAGCGTCTGATGCACGCGTGGCGCATAAAACCACGTAGACGGAAGAGCAGGCAAGGCACAAAAATTTCCAGTTCATTCTTGCGGAACCTTTGCGTCCGAAAATCGGAAATCGTGAACTCGTTCGGCCCTGTAAAGCAGTGTAAATGACAATAACAATGTAAAGCCGACATAAGGAACATACAAATGAAGCTGGCAATCGTTCATTATAGCAGCTTACATATGCCTAGGCAATGCTAGAGAAGCGACACCGGCACTGCCCTAATGACAAAAATTTGGAATCGGCAATATCCTCGCCGATACAAATGTATCCACAACAAGTTCAGTAGCGGCTGCACCAACAATTCTGTGTACTATCACTTCGATAACAAGGTGGTGTGTATTGCGCATCGCAAGGAAAATTCTCAACCGCTGATGCTGCGTTTTATGAATGCTACAAGTAAATTCAAGCGTATGCCCGTGACTAAAAACAACAAACAATACTAGCGCATATTGAGTGGACTTAGCTGTTATTTCTCACGTGATAAAATAAATTTACTACGTGATGCAGCAAAGAAAATCAGACTTTCTGGAGCTGGCAACTCAGCACACAAAGTTAAGGTGGTGCTAAGCAACTTCAGAATCATCATCAACATAATTATCATCATGATTTATGTCCACGGTAGGATGAAGGTAACAGTAGCAATCTCCGATTAGCCCCGTCTTGTGTCTATCGGCTTCAAGTCAttcctgcgaatttcctaatctcatcaaACTACCTAAATCTTTGCCGTGAACTCCTCTGCGTGTCCCTTTCTTCTGGTGCCCATTCTCTTACGATAATCGATGAGAAACCAAGTTTACCTTATCTTTAGTGCATTTCCACAAGCTTGCTTGACAAGCTGTATAAAATGCCATATATACACATTAGAACCAGCGTACTGCATTTTCTCATTGCCATAATTTAAAATGTCTCTCAGTGAACATAATTTCATACGTAAAGAGCAAGTCCATATTTTTACACGCTTTTATTTTCTTctgccctctttctctctctctctccctttgcgCTTTGAATTCCTAATCCATTTTCCACACAGATTAGCATAGATACGAATATGTACACGCTGGAAGACTTATAAGTCTTTAATTAAATatatttccttctctctctctctttactttAAAAAACCAGAACATCCCACCCGAATACATGTCCCTCAACTCAATTCTCAACTCGAATATCAGCCGCACCCACTTTTCCCCGAATCTTAATACCTAAAATGAATGCTGTTTCTTAACATTTACATGGGATTTTTCTTTTACGGTCCTTATTTCCTGCTCATGTTTCTTTACACCCTTCCACTTTCCGCCCCTCAGGACAATCATAGTGGAAAGCACCGGCACGTGTCTGCAGGCACTTCGACATTATGATAATTAATTTTCGCTTGACCAGCGACCACCGCTTTCCGAGCCGAATACTGTGGGTTTGCCACACGTAATGTAGCCGCGTGACAATATAGTCACAAGAAAAAAGCAGCCCATAATCCGATACCGTTATCATATAGGATGAGACAAGAGTGGAAATCGAAATTTAAACACCTTTCCTGAAGCGCGTACGTTTATATGGGGCCAACGCACATAGCAGTCGTCgatcaaaaaaaagaaataaagaatattACGGTTTTCTTACTTATTTTCTGACATGCCGtattactgacaaaaaaaaaccAGGTGGACACTGCAAATTAACAACTTC
It includes:
- the LOC135913077 gene encoding techylectin-5A-like, whose translation is MNWKFLCLACSSVYVVLCATRASDAAALPSSIVQAEERVNELVKILSDIKKSIRPQNCADHLHGGQTTTGLYNVFLRADDITGKVVYCDMDTDGGGWTVIQRRGQFGNGAYYFYRNWTEYATGFGDPTKEYWIGNKALHSLTADCDDMELRVVLRNDTGESVSVEYDSFQVGSEEEHFKLELGNLLGPPGWDSLKDGHNCAFTTFDQDHDNAPDNCAKTFRGAWWYNKCHAANLNGLNMNGWHESFADGIEWSLRGTPGHFYHYSYPSVTMMIRPAGTQIQRRTNVLERDEGDV